The window TTATACTTTTGTCAGAAAATATAAATCAATGATAAATCTTCAAAAGTTATTTGTAATTCCTAAGGAGGAAGATGAAGAATTTACATTCGGTGAGATAGAGGAAGGAATTTATTTCCGAGGCCACAATCTTTGGCTCTTGGTAATCTCTATGGGTATAGCTTGTATTGGATTAAATGTTAATAGCCCGGCTGCCGTAATAGGAGCAATGCTTATTTCCCCGTTGATGGGTCCTATTGTTGGAATTGCATTTGGGTTTTCTATAGGAAACAGAAGGCTTATAAGACTTGGTATTTTTAACTGGCTACTGATGATAGTGGTGGCTATTTGTTCTTCCACATTATACTTTCTGGTTTCCCCATTTCATTCTGAAACTTCACAGTTGGAAAGCTTTAAAACGGCTACTATTTTTGACTGCTTTTTAGCACTGCTTGGAGGATTGGCTTGGTTTCTGGGGATTATAAGGAAAGAAGCAATCAAGGTTATTGCAGGGGTGGCTGTTTCCACAGCGTGTATTCCTCCTCTGTGCACTGCAGGATTTGGTATTGCCAATGGAAATTGGGACTATTTTTGGGGAGGTTTTTATTTTTATCTTATCAATTGTTTTTTTATAGCGGTAGGAACCTGGATATTAAGCCTCGTGCTGGGATATCAGAAATATTATAGAGAAAAAAACAGTAATAATCGTAAAGCCTCCGTATGGATTAGTTTACTTTCCGTTATTATCCTGATTCCAAGTATCCTGCTTACCAAAAAGAAGTGGGAGAAAGAAACATTGAAAGAGAGATCAGAGAAATATATCAGAATTATTAGGGAAAGCCATCCGGAGCTGGCTATTATTCATCATGAGTCATTTAAAGAAAAGGGGCAGGATTTTTTAAAAATTACCCTTTTGAATGATAGTGTTACCATCAGCAAAAAAAGACTGGATGAGCATAATGGATTAATAAAGGATATTCATCTAATATGGCAGTATTCACCTCAGTCAAAAAATATAAATGATCCGGAATTGCAAAGGCTTCAAAGTCAGATAACTGCTTTGAAAAAGGAACTAGACCAGATGAAATTGCAAAACAAGATCAAATAAAATTTCTATATTTACTTATACTTAAAAAACATCATTATGCAGTTTCAAGGGCAAATTTTAAAAATGATAAGCTACGATGCTAAACCTATCCAGTACTATCTGAATCTTTCAGGAGATTTGATTCATATCAATGAGTTGTTGGGAAAAGAATTAAGCATTAAGCATGTAGGGTTTCAATGTGTAAACTGTGGTGAAAATAAACCTATCTATAGAATGGGCTTCTGTAAAAACTGTTTTTTTGAAAGTCCTTATGCTAGTGATACGATTATCCGTCCGGAACTTTCTACAGCTCATCTAGGGGTGGCGGAACGTGATCTGGAAGTAGAAAAAGAAATTCAGCTTCAGCCTCATACAGTGTATCTGGCCTATACTGGAGATGTAAAAGTTGGGGTAACAAGAAATACTCAGATTCCTACAAGATGGATCGATCAGGGAGCTACTTTTGCACTGCCTATCGCAAGAACAGAAAACCGTTATGAAGCGGGAATGATAGAGGTTGCCCTAAAAGAACATCTTGCTGATAAAACAAACTGGAGAAAGATGCTTCAGGATGATTTTGAAGGTGAGATAGATCTTGCAGATTTCAGACAAAAGATCAAAGAACATTTCCCAGAAGATTTCCAGCAGTTTTACAGTGACGGAGAAGAACTTTGGGCATTTGATTATCCTTTTGAAAAACCGGAGAAAGTAACCTCATTTACTTTAGATAAAAAACCGGAATTTACAGGAAGACTTACAGGGATCAAAGGACAATATCTTGGATTTGAAGGCGGGAACTTTATCAATGTAAGAGGACATGAAGGATATGTGATAGAGCTGGAAATTAAAAATTAATCTTATCAAGAAATATCTAACCAAATCACAAATATGAATAAATGGGTTAAAAGATTATTAATCAGCTTCGGAATC of the Chryseobacterium capnotolerans genome contains:
- a CDS encoding DUF389 domain-containing protein, producing the protein MINLQKLFVIPKEEDEEFTFGEIEEGIYFRGHNLWLLVISMGIACIGLNVNSPAAVIGAMLISPLMGPIVGIAFGFSIGNRRLIRLGIFNWLLMIVVAICSSTLYFLVSPFHSETSQLESFKTATIFDCFLALLGGLAWFLGIIRKEAIKVIAGVAVSTACIPPLCTAGFGIANGNWDYFWGGFYFYLINCFFIAVGTWILSLVLGYQKYYREKNSNNRKASVWISLLSVIILIPSILLTKKKWEKETLKERSEKYIRIIRESHPELAIIHHESFKEKGQDFLKITLLNDSVTISKKRLDEHNGLIKDIHLIWQYSPQSKNINDPELQRLQSQITALKKELDQMKLQNKIK
- a CDS encoding DUF2797 domain-containing protein, yielding MQFQGQILKMISYDAKPIQYYLNLSGDLIHINELLGKELSIKHVGFQCVNCGENKPIYRMGFCKNCFFESPYASDTIIRPELSTAHLGVAERDLEVEKEIQLQPHTVYLAYTGDVKVGVTRNTQIPTRWIDQGATFALPIARTENRYEAGMIEVALKEHLADKTNWRKMLQDDFEGEIDLADFRQKIKEHFPEDFQQFYSDGEELWAFDYPFEKPEKVTSFTLDKKPEFTGRLTGIKGQYLGFEGGNFINVRGHEGYVIELEIKN